A stretch of the Vigna radiata var. radiata cultivar VC1973A chromosome 7, Vradiata_ver6, whole genome shotgun sequence genome encodes the following:
- the LOC106767300 gene encoding uncharacterized protein LOC106767300, whose translation MCSSRSTTPSRPSYLEQDHGLASLTDMDACHRANNFVSRSMTMGYATSYTRTGLRNTLPVFSPRSKTFHDTRFEDHHSHFLAACFLCKKTLGDNRDIFMYRGDTPFCSQECRQEQIDIDEAKEKNMNLSSSMKALRNKEQRKSTSPNKAQGYSFRTGAVAAA comes from the exons atgtgCTCCTCAAGGTCTACCACTCCATCAAGACCTTCTTACTTGGAACAAGACCACGGTCTGGCTTCCTTAACCGACATGGATGCTTGCCATCGAGCCAACAATTTCGTATCTAGGTCCATGACCATGGGTTACGCCACCTCCTACACCAGAACCGGATTAAGGAACACCCTTCCCGTTTTCTCACCGAGATCTAAGACATTCCACGACACCAGATTCGAGGATCACCACTCTCACTTCCTCGCCGCTTGTTTCCTCTGTAAAAAGACACTCGGGGACAACAGAGACATCTTCATGTATAG AGGGGACACCCCTTTTTGTAGCCAGGAGTGCAGGCAAGAACAAATAGATATAGACGAAGCGAAAGAGAAGAACATGAACCTTTCTTCATCGATGAAAGCTTTGAGGAATAAGGAACAAAGAAAATCGACGTCGCCAAACAAGGCGCAAGGCTACTCGTTCCGTACGGGGGCAGTTGCGGCGGCTTAG